In a single window of the Drosophila subpulchrella strain 33 F10 #4 breed RU33 chromosome X, RU_Dsub_v1.1 Primary Assembly, whole genome shotgun sequence genome:
- the LOC119558184 gene encoding uncharacterized protein LOC119558184 isoform X4, with translation MASEDVQITSVIDANGQNLPLHGTSLGGSLGPPVKQERPDDAEIRELAAKMKEQQKQQAAQQASRQAAMQHSNGGGGGGGGSSATSGGNMQPPITNGNGQTNIMSYLSRHQKLPNGTMQVVPALAANGRSNGAISSDSAGSDKKSSSSAGPCDEESINGHFGWAQFGKVSIPYIFRQSEKYCSVRMIELKLLGKYLNCLHPDIYSSCTCVRSYYITDAEARLFIEINHKHCDSEFGRDIFNQKDLVVRLSDASKFYQFLDICYRKLVSGSKTPSEKCGFIRINKESVVPYTVRNNQQVVPLFYFEGETENLKTKAELLNGWDLAYLKFCCKVQGIRNELFSSENVAVISLTDIKSYFPNGTEFEDYWPSKVVDSNLLIGNRANVNNSVNWTRQPSAPPPKVTTSGSGSSSGGGGGGGGSSSSSSGGGGLGQNSSTSSSSNSAGGGGGGGGGGGGGGGQQVTSKSQQQQQHASAAAAAAASAQQQHMMKQRAAAAAAAAGANGVASAANSFGAAAVAAFNSQAAAAASMLQQSQGNNRMLSQATVQALASSGWMSGQSNLQLHAQMMAQQTHANANRVGSYREHMNNLMMSGGSRQPYSYNNPAISMSSVNNHSGGGGNAPPPLVRSAAGQNANHIFLTSYGMH, from the exons ATGGCCAGCGAGGATGTGCAGATTACCAGCGTCATCGATGCAAATGGCCAGAATTTGCCGCTCCACGGCACCAGCTTGGGCGGATCTCTGGGTCCGCCCGTCAAACAGGAGCGTCCCGATGACGCCGAGATACGCGAACTGGCCGCCAAGATGAAGGAGCAACAGAAGCAACAGGCCGCCCAGCAGGCATCCCGTCAAGCGGCCATGCAGCATTCAAATGgcggtggcggcggcggcggcggctcCTCTGCCACATCCGGTGGCAACATGCAGCCACCGATCACCAATGGCAATGGTCAGACAAACATCATGAGTTACCTGTCCCGTCATCAGAAACTACCCAACGGTACCATGCAGGTGGTGCCCGCCTTAGCAGCCAACGGTCGCTCCAATGGGGCCATCAGCAGTGATTCTGCCGGTTCGGACAAGAAGTCCTCATCATCAGCGGGTCCCTGCGACGAGGAGTCGATCAACGGGCACTTTGGTTGGGCCCAATTCGGCAAGGTGTCCATCCCATACATCTTTAGGCAATCGGAGAAGTACTGCTCCGTTCGCATGATCGAGCTGAAACTGCTGGGCAAGTATCTCAATTGCCTGCATCCCGACATCTACTCCAGCTGCACCTGCGTGCGCAGCTATTATATCACAGATGCCGAGGCCCGTCTCTTCATCGAGATCAATCACAAGCATTGTGACAGCGAATTCGGTCGCGATATCTTCAATCAAAAGGATTTGGTGGTGCGTCTCAGCGATGCCTCCAAATTCTATCAGTTCCTCGACATTTGCTATCGCAAACTGGTCTCCGGCAGCAAGACGCCATCGGAGAAATGCGGCTTCATACGCATCAACAAGGAATCGGTGGTGCCGTACACTGTGCGCAATAACCAGCAGGTTGTGCCGCTCTTCTACTTCGAGGGCGAGACTGAGAATCTAAAGACCAAGGCAGAGCTGCTCAATGGCTGGGATCTGGCCTATCTGAAGTTCTGTTGCAAGGTGCAGGGCATACGCAACGAGCTCTTCTCCAGCGAGAATGTGGCCGTCATTTCGCTGACGGACATCAAGAGCTACTTTCCCAATGGCACCGAATTCGAGGACTATTGGCCAAGCAAGGTGGTTGACTCGAATCTGCTGATTGGCAATAGGGCCAATGTCAATAATTCGGTGAACTGGACGCGACAGCCCTCGGCGCCGCCGCCCAAGGTGACGACATCGGGCTCTGGATCGTCGagcggcggcggtggcggcGGAGGAGGGTCCTCCTCTTCCTCCAGCGGTGGCGGTGGCCTGGGCCAGAATTCCTCCACATCCTCGTCCTCGAATTCGGCGGGTGGCGgcggtggcggcggcggcggtggtggtggtggtggtggtcaACAGGTGACCTCCAAgtcgcagcagcaacagcaacatgcCTCGGCCGCAGCTGCGGCAGCTGCCTCGGCGCAACAGCAGCACATGATGAAGCAACGCgccgccgcagcagcagccgccgcCGGCGCCAATGGGGTGGCCAGTGCGGCCAACAGTTTTGGGGCAGCCGCGGTGGCGGCCTTCAATTCccaggcggcggcggcagcctCAATGCTCCAGCAGTCGCAGGGCAACAACAGGATGCTATCGCAGGCCACCGTGCAGGCGCTGGCCAGCAGCGGCTGGATGTCCGGGCAGAGTAACCTACAGCTCCACGCCCAAATGATG GCCCAGCAAACGCATGCGAACGCAAATCGCGTGGGAAGCTACCGGGAGCACATGAACAACCTGATGATGAGCGGCGGCAGCCGGCAGCCGTATTCCTACAACAATCCCGCGATCTCCATGTCCTCGGTGAACAACCACAGCGGGGGTGGCGGGAACGCCCCACCTCCCCTCGTCCGCTCGGCGGCGGGCCAGAATGCCAACCACAT ATTCCTAACCTCTTACGGCATGCATTAG
- the LOC119558184 gene encoding uncharacterized transmembrane protein DDB_G0289901 isoform X1 — protein sequence MASEDVQITSVIDANGQNLPLHGTSLGGSLGPPVKQERPDDAEIRELAAKMKEQQKQQAAQQASRQAAMQHSNGGGGGGGGSSATSGGNMQPPITNGNGQTNIMSYLSRHQKLPNGTMQVVPALAANGRSNGAISSDSAGSDKKSSSSAGPCDEESINGHFGWAQFGKVSIPYIFRQSEKYCSVRMIELKLLGKYLNCLHPDIYSSCTCVRSYYITDAEARLFIEINHKHCDSEFGRDIFNQKDLVVRLSDASKFYQFLDICYRKLVSGSKTPSEKCGFIRINKESVVPYTVRNNQQVVPLFYFEGETENLKTKAELLNGWDLAYLKFCCKVQGIRNELFSSENVAVISLTDIKSYFPNGTEFEDYWPSKVVDSNLLIGNRANVNNSVNWTRQPSAPPPKVTTSGSGSSSGGGGGGGGSSSSSSGGGGLGQNSSTSSSSNSAGGGGGGGGGGGGGGGQQVTSKSQQQQQHASAAAAAAASAQQQHMMKQRAAAAAAAAGANGVASAANSFGAAAVAAFNSQAAAAASMLQQSQGNNRMLSQATVQALASSGWMSGQSNLQLHAQMMAQQTHANANRVGSYREHMNNLMMSGGSRQPYSYNNPAISMSSVNNHSGGGGNAPPPLVRSAAGQNANHMSNVEQSLVQQQQQQTQQPQQQRHQNSTFNNNNNNNSNNNHAPQQHSSPNNQNNTSHHHHHHQQQQQQQQQQQQHALAKSHGSNSNSSNMRSNNSSSSSNNASSNNSNSAAAVAAAAAAGYVQALLGGGGVGGGTGGVAVGAGASSNNAFNYNLPSTRADYTNLALWNQLTPAQRLLFSQQLKGASTGTAHGNPSNPNSIHHHPTGKQNFPALPSLPLDTDLITMLDYNNPNKANKSLKSGGVTFTKPIVPPLIPDGSGAEITLTKSSRRGGGGGGGGGGGGASADGGVASTGSGTTIPLNSTQALEDFEKKCTVMTDEMRAVIQKVLANPDLSTFIQTNSSSNNGANNQNHLVPSYISPPMSPSVVGGLNMGMALGNVATLTLASNPNVTITPQLPGHFLHSPSSSCSSSSASNTAASPLSSGGGGGGGGGGGGSTSGAGGAGGVVGSSSGASGRQKSVICSTKSNNLPMAILSLASNNNSLGVSSNSGGRRSNNNNNNNNHNNSNYIRQTHSQTSSNHSNTQTTQQQQQPPTPTDVIDLSSSRRSLAASAAYLQQHSSAVAQQQQQVAAAAVAQHQRLAAAAAHHAQHAQQNGRSSSNSGGNSGSSANSSGNNNNGTSNSGSSGNGSTGNGSASSNSASMHLQRHAALVAAASAADSAQRLCVIPEIPTNNMNLTPYKVQKVCVDKHLVPCINMKAYNDSEQLMTLIEFQKNFFPSVPLDHCKRLIEALGVELYKANRRQVQILMEFDRNYNENMPLVQVRDIIKYMTQLTFMTRQPEQPPAKRTRTS from the exons ATGGCCAGCGAGGATGTGCAGATTACCAGCGTCATCGATGCAAATGGCCAGAATTTGCCGCTCCACGGCACCAGCTTGGGCGGATCTCTGGGTCCGCCCGTCAAACAGGAGCGTCCCGATGACGCCGAGATACGCGAACTGGCCGCCAAGATGAAGGAGCAACAGAAGCAACAGGCCGCCCAGCAGGCATCCCGTCAAGCGGCCATGCAGCATTCAAATGgcggtggcggcggcggcggcggctcCTCTGCCACATCCGGTGGCAACATGCAGCCACCGATCACCAATGGCAATGGTCAGACAAACATCATGAGTTACCTGTCCCGTCATCAGAAACTACCCAACGGTACCATGCAGGTGGTGCCCGCCTTAGCAGCCAACGGTCGCTCCAATGGGGCCATCAGCAGTGATTCTGCCGGTTCGGACAAGAAGTCCTCATCATCAGCGGGTCCCTGCGACGAGGAGTCGATCAACGGGCACTTTGGTTGGGCCCAATTCGGCAAGGTGTCCATCCCATACATCTTTAGGCAATCGGAGAAGTACTGCTCCGTTCGCATGATCGAGCTGAAACTGCTGGGCAAGTATCTCAATTGCCTGCATCCCGACATCTACTCCAGCTGCACCTGCGTGCGCAGCTATTATATCACAGATGCCGAGGCCCGTCTCTTCATCGAGATCAATCACAAGCATTGTGACAGCGAATTCGGTCGCGATATCTTCAATCAAAAGGATTTGGTGGTGCGTCTCAGCGATGCCTCCAAATTCTATCAGTTCCTCGACATTTGCTATCGCAAACTGGTCTCCGGCAGCAAGACGCCATCGGAGAAATGCGGCTTCATACGCATCAACAAGGAATCGGTGGTGCCGTACACTGTGCGCAATAACCAGCAGGTTGTGCCGCTCTTCTACTTCGAGGGCGAGACTGAGAATCTAAAGACCAAGGCAGAGCTGCTCAATGGCTGGGATCTGGCCTATCTGAAGTTCTGTTGCAAGGTGCAGGGCATACGCAACGAGCTCTTCTCCAGCGAGAATGTGGCCGTCATTTCGCTGACGGACATCAAGAGCTACTTTCCCAATGGCACCGAATTCGAGGACTATTGGCCAAGCAAGGTGGTTGACTCGAATCTGCTGATTGGCAATAGGGCCAATGTCAATAATTCGGTGAACTGGACGCGACAGCCCTCGGCGCCGCCGCCCAAGGTGACGACATCGGGCTCTGGATCGTCGagcggcggcggtggcggcGGAGGAGGGTCCTCCTCTTCCTCCAGCGGTGGCGGTGGCCTGGGCCAGAATTCCTCCACATCCTCGTCCTCGAATTCGGCGGGTGGCGgcggtggcggcggcggcggtggtggtggtggtggtggtcaACAGGTGACCTCCAAgtcgcagcagcaacagcaacatgcCTCGGCCGCAGCTGCGGCAGCTGCCTCGGCGCAACAGCAGCACATGATGAAGCAACGCgccgccgcagcagcagccgccgcCGGCGCCAATGGGGTGGCCAGTGCGGCCAACAGTTTTGGGGCAGCCGCGGTGGCGGCCTTCAATTCccaggcggcggcggcagcctCAATGCTCCAGCAGTCGCAGGGCAACAACAGGATGCTATCGCAGGCCACCGTGCAGGCGCTGGCCAGCAGCGGCTGGATGTCCGGGCAGAGTAACCTACAGCTCCACGCCCAAATGATG GCCCAGCAAACGCATGCGAACGCAAATCGCGTGGGAAGCTACCGGGAGCACATGAACAACCTGATGATGAGCGGCGGCAGCCGGCAGCCGTATTCCTACAACAATCCCGCGATCTCCATGTCCTCGGTGAACAACCACAGCGGGGGTGGCGGGAACGCCCCACCTCCCCTCGTCCGCTCGGCGGCGGGCCAGAATGCCAACCACAT GTCAAATGTCGAGCAGTCACTggtgcaacaacaacagcaacagacaCAACAAccgcaacaacaacgacaCCAGAACAGCACAtttaacaacaacaacaacaacaacagcaacaacaaccatGCACCACAGCAACACTCCTCACCAAACAACCAGAACAATACTAGCCACCACCATCATCACcatcaacaacagcaacagcagcagcagcagcagcagcaacatgccTTAGCCAAAAGTcacggcagcaacagcaacagcagcaacatgagaagtaacaacagcagcagcagcagcaacaatgccagcagcaacaactccAATTCGGCGGCCGCTGTggccgctgctgctgcggctggcTATGTTCAGGCTCTTTTAGGAGGCGGTGGTGTCGGCGGCGGTACAGGGGGCGTGGCTGTTGGCGCTGgcgccagcagcaacaatgcCTTCAACTACAACCTGCCCTCGACTCGAGCGGACTACACGAATTTAGCCTTGTGGAATCAACTGACACCCGCCCAACGTTTGCTCTTCAGTCAGCAGCTAAAGGGTGCAAGTACCGGCACTGCCCATGGTAATCCCAGCAATCCCAATTCGATTCATCATCATCCAACCGGAAAGCAAAACTTTCCAGCCCTGCCCTCCCTGCCGCTGGACACAGATCTGATTACCATGCTGGACTATAATAATCCCAATAAGGCGAATAAAAGTCTAAAATCTGGTGGTGTTACCTTTACCAAACCCATAGTGCCACCATTGATACCAGATGGTTCGGGTGCCGAGATAACTCTGACCAAAAGCAGCAGAAGAGGAGgaggcggtggtggtggtggtggtggtggaggagCATCAGCTGATGGAGGAGTGGCCAGCACTGGAAGTGGCACTACCATACCGCTTAACTCCACACAAGCTCTCGAGGATTTCGAAAAGAAGTGCACCGTGATGACGGACGAGATGCGAGCTGTTATACAAAAGGTTCTGGCCAATCCGGATCTCTCGACATTCATACAAACCAATTCCAGTAGCAATAATGGTGCAAACAATCAAAATCACCTGGTACCTTCGTATATATCGCCACCGATGTCGCCATCGGTGGTGGGTGGCCTAAACATGGGCATGGCCCTGGGAAATGTGGCCACCCTGACATTGGCCTCCAATCCGAATGTGACGATAACACCACAGTTGCCGGGACATTTTCTGCATTCGCCATCGAGTTCGTGTTCCAGTTCGAGTGCCTCGAATACGGCGGCATCACCGCTGAGCagtggcggcggcggcggcggcggcggcggtggaggGGGATCAACAAGTGGGGCGGGTGGAGCCGGTGGTGTGGTGGGGTCATCCAGCGGGGCAAGTGGTCGGCAAAAGAGCGTGATTTGTTCAACCAAAAGCAATAATCTACCCATGGCCATACTTTCGCTAGCTAGCAATAATAATTCATTAGGGGTTAGTTCAAATTCAGGCGGACGGCggagtaataataataataataataataatcataataatagTAATTACATTCGTCAGACACACAGCCAAACTAGTAGTAACCACAGCAATACACAAACCacccaacaacaacaacaaccacccACACCCACTGACGTAATCGATCTGTCCTCCTCCCGAAGGTCACTCGCTGCATCGGCGGCCTATTTGCAGCAACACTCATCGGCGGtcgcccagcagcagcaacaggtggcagcggcagcggTGGCCCAGCATCAACGTTTGGCCGCCGCCGCAGCCCATCATGCCCAGCATGCCCAGCAAAATGGACGCAGTTCCTCGAATTCTGGTGGAAATTCTGGCAGTTCAGCGAATTCTTCAggcaacaataacaatggTACAAGTAATTCGGGTTCCTCGGGCAATGGCTCAACCGGCAATGGTAGTGCCTCATCCAATAGCGCCTCCATGCATCTGCAACGGCATGCGGCATTAGTGGCGGCGGCCAGTGCGGCGGATAGTGCCCAACGGTTGTGCGTCATACCCGAAATACCCACCAACAACATGAACCTGACGCCGTACAAGGTGCAAAAGGTGTGCGTCGACAAGCACCTGGTGCCCTGCATCAACATGAAGGCCTACAACGACTCCGAGCAGCTGATGACCCTCATCGAGTTCCAGAAGAACTTCTTTCCCTCGGTGCCGCTGGATCACTGCAAGCGGCTGATTGAGGCCCTCGGCGTGGAGCTCTACAAGGCGAATCG GCGACAGGTGCAGATCCTGATGGAGTTCGACCGCAACTACAACGAGAACATGCCGCTGGTGCAGGTGCGCGACATCATCAAGTACATGACGCAGCTGACCTTCATGACGCGCCAGCCGGAGCAGCCGCCGGCCAAAAGGACGCGCACGAGCTAG
- the LOC119558184 gene encoding uncharacterized protein LOC119558184 isoform X2 encodes MASEDVQITSVIDANGQNLPLHGTSLGGSLGPPVKQERPDDAEIRELAAKMKEQQKQQAAQQASRQAAMQHSNGGGGGGGGSSATSGGNMQPPITNGNGQTNIMSYLSRHQKLPNGTMQVVPALAANGRSNGAISSDSAGSDKKSSSSAGPCDEESINGHFGWAQFGKVSIPYIFRQSEKYCSVRMIELKLLGKYLNCLHPDIYSSCTCVRSYYITDAEARLFIEINHKHCDSEFGRDIFNQKDLVVRLSDASKFYQFLDICYRKLVSGSKTPSEKCGFIRINKESVVPYTVRNNQQVVPLFYFEGETENLKTKAELLNGWDLAYLKFCCKVQGIRNELFSSENVAVISLTDIKSYFPNGTEFEDYWPSKVVDSNLLIGNRANVNNSVNWTRQPSAPPPKVTTSGSGSSSGGGGGGGGSSSSSSGGGGLGQNSSTSSSSNSAGGGGGGGGGGGGGGGQQVTSKSQQQQQHASAAAAAAASAQQQHMMKQRAAAAAAAAGANGVASAANSFGAAAVAAFNSQAAAAASMLQQSQGNNRMLSQATVQALASSGWMSGQSNLQLHAQMMAQQTHANANRVGSYREHMNNLMMSGGSRQPYSYNNPAISMSSVNNHSGGGGNAPPPLVRSAAGQNANHMSLAASAAYLQQHSSAVAQQQQQVAAAAVAQHQRLAAAAAHHAQHAQQNGRSSSNSGGNSGSSANSSGNNNNGTSNSGSSGNGSTGNGSASSNSASMHLQRHAALVAAASAADSAQRLCVIPEIPTNNMNLTPYKVQKVCVDKHLVPCINMKAYNDSEQLMTLIEFQKNFFPSVPLDHCKRLIEALGVELYKANRRQVQILMEFDRNYNENMPLVQVRDIIKYMTQLTFMTRQPEQPPAKRTRTS; translated from the exons ATGGCCAGCGAGGATGTGCAGATTACCAGCGTCATCGATGCAAATGGCCAGAATTTGCCGCTCCACGGCACCAGCTTGGGCGGATCTCTGGGTCCGCCCGTCAAACAGGAGCGTCCCGATGACGCCGAGATACGCGAACTGGCCGCCAAGATGAAGGAGCAACAGAAGCAACAGGCCGCCCAGCAGGCATCCCGTCAAGCGGCCATGCAGCATTCAAATGgcggtggcggcggcggcggcggctcCTCTGCCACATCCGGTGGCAACATGCAGCCACCGATCACCAATGGCAATGGTCAGACAAACATCATGAGTTACCTGTCCCGTCATCAGAAACTACCCAACGGTACCATGCAGGTGGTGCCCGCCTTAGCAGCCAACGGTCGCTCCAATGGGGCCATCAGCAGTGATTCTGCCGGTTCGGACAAGAAGTCCTCATCATCAGCGGGTCCCTGCGACGAGGAGTCGATCAACGGGCACTTTGGTTGGGCCCAATTCGGCAAGGTGTCCATCCCATACATCTTTAGGCAATCGGAGAAGTACTGCTCCGTTCGCATGATCGAGCTGAAACTGCTGGGCAAGTATCTCAATTGCCTGCATCCCGACATCTACTCCAGCTGCACCTGCGTGCGCAGCTATTATATCACAGATGCCGAGGCCCGTCTCTTCATCGAGATCAATCACAAGCATTGTGACAGCGAATTCGGTCGCGATATCTTCAATCAAAAGGATTTGGTGGTGCGTCTCAGCGATGCCTCCAAATTCTATCAGTTCCTCGACATTTGCTATCGCAAACTGGTCTCCGGCAGCAAGACGCCATCGGAGAAATGCGGCTTCATACGCATCAACAAGGAATCGGTGGTGCCGTACACTGTGCGCAATAACCAGCAGGTTGTGCCGCTCTTCTACTTCGAGGGCGAGACTGAGAATCTAAAGACCAAGGCAGAGCTGCTCAATGGCTGGGATCTGGCCTATCTGAAGTTCTGTTGCAAGGTGCAGGGCATACGCAACGAGCTCTTCTCCAGCGAGAATGTGGCCGTCATTTCGCTGACGGACATCAAGAGCTACTTTCCCAATGGCACCGAATTCGAGGACTATTGGCCAAGCAAGGTGGTTGACTCGAATCTGCTGATTGGCAATAGGGCCAATGTCAATAATTCGGTGAACTGGACGCGACAGCCCTCGGCGCCGCCGCCCAAGGTGACGACATCGGGCTCTGGATCGTCGagcggcggcggtggcggcGGAGGAGGGTCCTCCTCTTCCTCCAGCGGTGGCGGTGGCCTGGGCCAGAATTCCTCCACATCCTCGTCCTCGAATTCGGCGGGTGGCGgcggtggcggcggcggcggtggtggtggtggtggtggtcaACAGGTGACCTCCAAgtcgcagcagcaacagcaacatgcCTCGGCCGCAGCTGCGGCAGCTGCCTCGGCGCAACAGCAGCACATGATGAAGCAACGCgccgccgcagcagcagccgccgcCGGCGCCAATGGGGTGGCCAGTGCGGCCAACAGTTTTGGGGCAGCCGCGGTGGCGGCCTTCAATTCccaggcggcggcggcagcctCAATGCTCCAGCAGTCGCAGGGCAACAACAGGATGCTATCGCAGGCCACCGTGCAGGCGCTGGCCAGCAGCGGCTGGATGTCCGGGCAGAGTAACCTACAGCTCCACGCCCAAATGATG GCCCAGCAAACGCATGCGAACGCAAATCGCGTGGGAAGCTACCGGGAGCACATGAACAACCTGATGATGAGCGGCGGCAGCCGGCAGCCGTATTCCTACAACAATCCCGCGATCTCCATGTCCTCGGTGAACAACCACAGCGGGGGTGGCGGGAACGCCCCACCTCCCCTCGTCCGCTCGGCGGCGGGCCAGAATGCCAACCACAT GTCACTCGCTGCATCGGCGGCCTATTTGCAGCAACACTCATCGGCGGtcgcccagcagcagcaacaggtggcagcggcagcggTGGCCCAGCATCAACGTTTGGCCGCCGCCGCAGCCCATCATGCCCAGCATGCCCAGCAAAATGGACGCAGTTCCTCGAATTCTGGTGGAAATTCTGGCAGTTCAGCGAATTCTTCAggcaacaataacaatggTACAAGTAATTCGGGTTCCTCGGGCAATGGCTCAACCGGCAATGGTAGTGCCTCATCCAATAGCGCCTCCATGCATCTGCAACGGCATGCGGCATTAGTGGCGGCGGCCAGTGCGGCGGATAGTGCCCAACGGTTGTGCGTCATACCCGAAATACCCACCAACAACATGAACCTGACGCCGTACAAGGTGCAAAAGGTGTGCGTCGACAAGCACCTGGTGCCCTGCATCAACATGAAGGCCTACAACGACTCCGAGCAGCTGATGACCCTCATCGAGTTCCAGAAGAACTTCTTTCCCTCGGTGCCGCTGGATCACTGCAAGCGGCTGATTGAGGCCCTCGGCGTGGAGCTCTACAAGGCGAATCG GCGACAGGTGCAGATCCTGATGGAGTTCGACCGCAACTACAACGAGAACATGCCGCTGGTGCAGGTGCGCGACATCATCAAGTACATGACGCAGCTGACCTTCATGACGCGCCAGCCGGAGCAGCCGCCGGCCAAAAGGACGCGCACGAGCTAG
- the LOC119558184 gene encoding uncharacterized protein LOC119558184 isoform X3, whose protein sequence is MASEDVQITSVIDANGQNLPLHGTSLGGSLGPPVKQERPDDAEIRELAAKMKEQQKQQAAQQASRQAAMQHSNGGGGGGGGSSATSGGNMQPPITNGNGQTNIMSYLSRHQKLPNGTMQVVPALAANGRSNGAISSDSAGSDKKSSSSAGPCDEESINGHFGWAQFGKVSIPYIFRQSEKYCSVRMIELKLLGKYLNCLHPDIYSSCTCVRSYYITDAEARLFIEINHKHCDSEFGRDIFNQKDLVVRLSDASKFYQFLDICYRKLVSGSKTPSEKCGFIRINKESVVPYTVRNNQQVVPLFYFEGETENLKTKAELLNGWDLAYLKFCCKVQGIRNELFSSENVAVISLTDIKSYFPNGTEFEDYWPSKVVDSNLLIGNRANVNNSVNWTRQPSAPPPKVTTSGSGSSSGGGGGGGGSSSSSSGGGGLGQNSSTSSSSNSAGGGGGGGGGGGGGGGQQVTSKSQQQQQHASAAAAAAASAQQQHMMKQRAAAAAAAAGANGVASAANSFGAAAVAAFNSQAAAAASMLQQSQGNNRMLSQATVQALASSGWMSGQSNLQLHAQMMAQQTHANANRVGSYREHMNNLMMSGGSRQPYSYNNPAISMSSVNNHSGGGGNAPPPLVRSAAGQNANHISRAQRPRQWGYRCLRYV, encoded by the exons ATGGCCAGCGAGGATGTGCAGATTACCAGCGTCATCGATGCAAATGGCCAGAATTTGCCGCTCCACGGCACCAGCTTGGGCGGATCTCTGGGTCCGCCCGTCAAACAGGAGCGTCCCGATGACGCCGAGATACGCGAACTGGCCGCCAAGATGAAGGAGCAACAGAAGCAACAGGCCGCCCAGCAGGCATCCCGTCAAGCGGCCATGCAGCATTCAAATGgcggtggcggcggcggcggcggctcCTCTGCCACATCCGGTGGCAACATGCAGCCACCGATCACCAATGGCAATGGTCAGACAAACATCATGAGTTACCTGTCCCGTCATCAGAAACTACCCAACGGTACCATGCAGGTGGTGCCCGCCTTAGCAGCCAACGGTCGCTCCAATGGGGCCATCAGCAGTGATTCTGCCGGTTCGGACAAGAAGTCCTCATCATCAGCGGGTCCCTGCGACGAGGAGTCGATCAACGGGCACTTTGGTTGGGCCCAATTCGGCAAGGTGTCCATCCCATACATCTTTAGGCAATCGGAGAAGTACTGCTCCGTTCGCATGATCGAGCTGAAACTGCTGGGCAAGTATCTCAATTGCCTGCATCCCGACATCTACTCCAGCTGCACCTGCGTGCGCAGCTATTATATCACAGATGCCGAGGCCCGTCTCTTCATCGAGATCAATCACAAGCATTGTGACAGCGAATTCGGTCGCGATATCTTCAATCAAAAGGATTTGGTGGTGCGTCTCAGCGATGCCTCCAAATTCTATCAGTTCCTCGACATTTGCTATCGCAAACTGGTCTCCGGCAGCAAGACGCCATCGGAGAAATGCGGCTTCATACGCATCAACAAGGAATCGGTGGTGCCGTACACTGTGCGCAATAACCAGCAGGTTGTGCCGCTCTTCTACTTCGAGGGCGAGACTGAGAATCTAAAGACCAAGGCAGAGCTGCTCAATGGCTGGGATCTGGCCTATCTGAAGTTCTGTTGCAAGGTGCAGGGCATACGCAACGAGCTCTTCTCCAGCGAGAATGTGGCCGTCATTTCGCTGACGGACATCAAGAGCTACTTTCCCAATGGCACCGAATTCGAGGACTATTGGCCAAGCAAGGTGGTTGACTCGAATCTGCTGATTGGCAATAGGGCCAATGTCAATAATTCGGTGAACTGGACGCGACAGCCCTCGGCGCCGCCGCCCAAGGTGACGACATCGGGCTCTGGATCGTCGagcggcggcggtggcggcGGAGGAGGGTCCTCCTCTTCCTCCAGCGGTGGCGGTGGCCTGGGCCAGAATTCCTCCACATCCTCGTCCTCGAATTCGGCGGGTGGCGgcggtggcggcggcggcggtggtggtggtggtggtggtcaACAGGTGACCTCCAAgtcgcagcagcaacagcaacatgcCTCGGCCGCAGCTGCGGCAGCTGCCTCGGCGCAACAGCAGCACATGATGAAGCAACGCgccgccgcagcagcagccgccgcCGGCGCCAATGGGGTGGCCAGTGCGGCCAACAGTTTTGGGGCAGCCGCGGTGGCGGCCTTCAATTCccaggcggcggcggcagcctCAATGCTCCAGCAGTCGCAGGGCAACAACAGGATGCTATCGCAGGCCACCGTGCAGGCGCTGGCCAGCAGCGGCTGGATGTCCGGGCAGAGTAACCTACAGCTCCACGCCCAAATGATG GCCCAGCAAACGCATGCGAACGCAAATCGCGTGGGAAGCTACCGGGAGCACATGAACAACCTGATGATGAGCGGCGGCAGCCGGCAGCCGTATTCCTACAACAATCCCGCGATCTCCATGTCCTCGGTGAACAACCACAGCGGGGGTGGCGGGAACGCCCCACCTCCCCTCGTCCGCTCGGCGGCGGGCCAGAATGCCAACCACAT CAGTCGAGCGCAAAGGCCAAGGCAATGGGGATATCGATGTCTCCGATATGTTTAA